In the Arthrobacter zhaoxinii genome, one interval contains:
- the mfd gene encoding transcription-repair coupling factor, giving the protein MSLNGLRAALAEDPSYARVRTLSSRPVAGRSEDLQIGAPQGMRAALLAEVVDGLAAAGTGDGIPPVVLAVTATGREAEDLAAALRSYLPLAGIEEFPSWETLPHERLSPRSDTVGRRLSVLRRLAHPETAPVQIVVAPVRAVLQPLVAGLGELKPVALKVGQEQPFDSVVSALADAAYARVDMVSHRGEFAVRGGILDVFPPTEDHPIRIDFFGDEVDSMRWFAVADQRTLTGEHITHPSELYAPPCREILITPSVMSRAAKLQGQMPAASDMLEKIAGGIAVEGMESLAPVLVDSMVPLMGELPRGSIAVVIEPEKVRARAHDLAATNEEFLAAAWATASDGGAAPLDLSAGLASDLDAASFRSLADTRTAAQANDVGWWSITSFNPDDETVLDIDTLTINAREPRGYRGDVAEMMDFIGGRVRDAWRVVVVTEGPGPAARLAELFKENDIPAALVDSVDEEPRPGVISITTASAGRGYVFDTLKTGLLTEADLLGRASAYSTRDMRRMPSKRRNAVDPLQLQEGDFVVHEQHGVGKFIELIQRATGAGTNKTVREYMVLEYASSKRGAPGDRLFIPTDQLDQITRYVGGETPVLSKMGGSDWAKTKSRARKAVKEIAGELIRLYSARMASRGHAFGPDTPWQRELEEAFPYIETPDQLTTINEVKADMEREVPMDRLVSGDVGYGKTEIAVRAAFKAVQDGKQVAVLVPTTLLAQQHMETFAERFSGFPVRVDSLSRFQTSKQAKETMEGVRTGAVDVVIGTHRILSQEVQFKDLGLVIVDEEQRFGVEHKEALKKMRTNVDVLAMSATPIPRTLEMSLTGIRETSTLATPPEERHPVLTYVGPYTDKQASAAIRRELMREGQVFFVHNRVSSIDRTAAHLRELVPEARIAVAHGQMSESKLEQIIVDFWEKRFDVLVCTTIIETGLDISNANTLIVDRADHFGLSQLHQLRGRVGRGRERAYAYFLYPSEKPLGEVALERLKAVATHNELGAGMQLAMKDLEIRGAGNLLGGEQSGHIAGVGFDLYIRLVGEAVADYRGEAEEKAAEMKIELPVNAHLPHEYVPGERLRLEAYRKLASALTNEAIDEVLAELVDRYGEPPQEVKNLIDVARFRVDARAAGLTDIALQGNFIKFAPADLPESRTMRLQRMYPGALVKPALNAVLVPKPKTARIGGRDLVDAEILAWAKQVLDAVFKE; this is encoded by the coding sequence ATGAGCCTGAACGGACTGCGTGCCGCCCTCGCTGAGGACCCCTCGTACGCAAGGGTGCGGACCCTTTCCTCCCGGCCCGTAGCAGGCCGCAGCGAAGACCTGCAGATCGGTGCACCGCAGGGCATGCGCGCCGCCCTGCTCGCGGAAGTCGTGGACGGGCTGGCGGCGGCCGGGACCGGTGACGGGATCCCGCCGGTGGTGCTGGCGGTGACGGCAACCGGACGCGAGGCCGAGGATCTGGCCGCCGCCCTGCGCAGCTACCTGCCGCTGGCCGGCATCGAGGAGTTCCCCAGCTGGGAGACGCTGCCGCACGAGCGGCTGTCCCCGCGCTCGGATACCGTGGGCAGGCGCCTGTCGGTGCTCCGCCGGCTGGCGCATCCGGAGACCGCTCCGGTGCAGATTGTGGTTGCCCCCGTGCGGGCCGTGCTCCAGCCGCTGGTTGCGGGACTGGGCGAACTGAAACCGGTCGCCCTGAAGGTCGGCCAGGAGCAGCCCTTCGACTCCGTGGTGTCCGCGCTGGCCGATGCCGCCTATGCGCGGGTGGACATGGTCTCCCACCGTGGCGAATTCGCCGTGCGTGGCGGCATCCTGGACGTTTTCCCGCCCACCGAGGATCACCCCATCCGCATCGACTTCTTCGGCGATGAGGTGGATTCCATGCGCTGGTTCGCGGTCGCCGACCAGCGGACACTCACAGGGGAGCACATCACCCACCCCTCCGAGCTCTACGCCCCTCCGTGCCGGGAAATCCTGATCACGCCGTCGGTCATGAGCCGCGCGGCGAAACTTCAGGGCCAGATGCCGGCCGCGTCCGACATGCTGGAGAAAATCGCCGGCGGGATCGCCGTGGAAGGCATGGAGTCCCTTGCCCCGGTCCTGGTGGACTCCATGGTTCCGCTGATGGGTGAGCTGCCCCGCGGGTCCATTGCCGTGGTGATCGAGCCCGAAAAGGTCCGTGCCCGCGCGCACGACCTGGCTGCCACCAACGAGGAATTCCTCGCGGCTGCATGGGCCACAGCGTCCGACGGCGGTGCCGCACCTCTGGATCTTTCCGCCGGGCTGGCTTCGGACCTGGACGCCGCAAGCTTCCGTTCCCTGGCAGACACGCGCACTGCAGCGCAGGCCAATGACGTGGGCTGGTGGTCCATCACCTCCTTCAACCCCGACGACGAAACCGTCCTAGACATCGACACCCTGACCATTAATGCCCGCGAACCGCGCGGCTACCGGGGCGACGTCGCGGAAATGATGGACTTCATCGGCGGCCGTGTCCGTGACGCCTGGCGCGTAGTGGTGGTGACAGAGGGTCCGGGCCCAGCCGCCCGCCTGGCCGAACTCTTCAAGGAAAACGACATCCCCGCCGCCCTGGTGGATTCCGTGGACGAAGAGCCGCGCCCCGGCGTCATCTCCATCACCACGGCCAGCGCCGGCCGCGGATACGTCTTCGACACCCTCAAGACCGGGCTGCTTACCGAAGCGGACCTGCTAGGCCGAGCCAGCGCCTACTCCACCCGCGACATGCGCAGGATGCCCTCGAAGCGGCGCAACGCCGTCGACCCGCTGCAGCTGCAGGAGGGCGACTTCGTGGTGCACGAGCAGCACGGGGTGGGCAAGTTCATCGAACTGATCCAACGGGCCACCGGAGCCGGCACCAACAAGACCGTGCGCGAGTACATGGTGCTCGAATACGCGTCCTCCAAACGGGGTGCACCCGGGGACCGGCTCTTCATTCCCACCGACCAGCTGGACCAGATCACCCGCTACGTGGGCGGCGAGACCCCCGTCCTGTCCAAGATGGGCGGCTCCGACTGGGCCAAGACCAAGAGCCGGGCGCGCAAGGCCGTCAAGGAGATCGCAGGAGAGCTGATCCGGCTCTACTCCGCACGGATGGCCTCCAGGGGCCACGCCTTCGGCCCGGACACCCCGTGGCAGCGCGAACTCGAGGAAGCGTTCCCCTACATCGAAACCCCGGACCAGCTGACCACCATCAACGAGGTCAAGGCGGACATGGAGCGCGAAGTTCCCATGGACCGGCTGGTCTCCGGCGACGTGGGCTACGGCAAGACCGAGATCGCGGTCCGGGCAGCCTTCAAGGCCGTGCAGGACGGCAAGCAGGTCGCCGTGCTGGTGCCCACCACCCTGCTGGCCCAGCAGCATATGGAGACCTTCGCCGAGCGGTTCTCCGGCTTCCCGGTCCGGGTGGACTCCCTGTCCCGGTTCCAGACCTCCAAGCAGGCCAAGGAGACCATGGAAGGCGTCAGGACCGGCGCCGTGGACGTAGTCATCGGTACCCACCGCATCCTGTCACAGGAAGTCCAGTTCAAGGATCTTGGCCTGGTGATCGTGGACGAGGAGCAGCGCTTCGGCGTCGAACACAAGGAAGCGCTGAAGAAGATGCGCACCAACGTGGACGTGCTGGCCATGAGCGCAACGCCGATTCCGCGCACCCTGGAAATGTCCCTGACCGGCATCCGCGAGACCTCCACGCTGGCCACCCCGCCGGAGGAACGGCACCCGGTGCTCACCTATGTGGGCCCGTACACGGACAAGCAGGCCTCCGCCGCCATCCGCCGCGAGCTGATGCGGGAGGGCCAGGTGTTCTTTGTCCACAACCGGGTCTCCTCGATTGACCGGACCGCCGCGCACCTGCGGGAGCTGGTCCCGGAGGCACGTATCGCCGTCGCCCACGGCCAGATGAGCGAGTCCAAGCTTGAGCAGATCATTGTGGACTTCTGGGAAAAGCGCTTCGACGTACTGGTCTGCACCACGATCATTGAAACCGGCCTGGACATCTCCAACGCCAACACCCTGATCGTGGACCGGGCGGACCACTTCGGCCTCTCCCAGCTCCACCAGCTGCGCGGCCGGGTGGGCCGCGGCCGGGAGCGGGCCTACGCCTACTTCCTGTACCCGTCGGAAAAGCCGCTGGGCGAGGTCGCCCTGGAGCGGCTGAAGGCCGTGGCCACGCACAACGAACTGGGTGCCGGAATGCAGCTGGCCATGAAGGACCTCGAGATCCGCGGCGCCGGCAACCTGCTGGGCGGGGAGCAGTCAGGCCACATTGCCGGCGTCGGCTTCGACCTGTACATCCGGCTGGTAGGCGAAGCCGTGGCCGACTACCGCGGCGAGGCCGAGGAAAAAGCAGCGGAGATGAAGATCGAGCTGCCGGTCAACGCGCATCTGCCGCACGAATACGTGCCGGGGGAGAGGCTGCGGCTGGAGGCCTACCGCAAGCTGGCCTCCGCGCTGACCAACGAGGCGATCGACGAAGTCCTGGCCGAACTGGTGGACCGCTACGGCGAGCCGCCGCAGGAAGTAAAGAACCTGATCGACGTGGCCCGCTTCCGGGTGGATGCACGCGCCGCCGGGCTGACCGACATCGCACTGCAGGGCAACTTCATCAAGTTCGCGCCGGCGGACCTGCCCGAATCGCGCACCATGCGGCTGCAGCGGATGTACCCGGGTGCGCTGGTGAAGCCGGCCTTGAACGCCGTGCTGGTGCCCAAGCCGAAAACCGCTCGAATCGGCGGGCGGGATTTGGTGGACGCCGAAATCCTCGCCTGGGCCAAGCAGGTGCTCGACGCCGTGTTCAAGGAGTAG
- the deoC gene encoding deoxyribose-phosphate aldolase, giving the protein MSTPIASYIDHTLLKPEASRDDILRVCSEAAEYQFKSVCVNPLWVGTVRNALKGSGVLTCSVIGFPLGATTTEVKVFEAQGALQDGADEIDMVIDIAAARRGDRAALVRDIAAVADAVHAAGGILKVIIETSLLNDEQKVLACEASVEAGADFVKTSTGFNGGGATAEDVALMRRTVGPDLGVKASGGVRSLEDAQAMIDAGATRIGASSGIAIVNGSKATSDY; this is encoded by the coding sequence ATGTCTACACCCATTGCCTCGTACATTGATCACACGCTCCTCAAACCCGAGGCCAGCCGCGACGACATCCTCCGGGTCTGCTCCGAAGCCGCTGAGTACCAGTTCAAATCCGTCTGTGTAAACCCGCTCTGGGTCGGTACGGTCCGCAACGCACTGAAGGGCAGCGGAGTCCTCACCTGCTCGGTCATCGGCTTCCCGCTGGGAGCCACCACCACCGAGGTGAAGGTCTTCGAAGCCCAGGGTGCACTTCAGGACGGCGCTGATGAGATCGACATGGTCATCGACATCGCCGCAGCCCGGCGCGGAGACCGCGCAGCCCTGGTCCGCGACATCGCCGCCGTAGCGGACGCCGTACACGCTGCCGGCGGGATCCTGAAGGTCATCATTGAAACCTCCCTGCTCAACGATGAGCAGAAAGTCCTGGCCTGCGAAGCCTCCGTCGAGGCCGGCGCCGACTTCGTCAAGACCTCCACCGGTTTCAACGGCGGCGGAGCCACGGCCGAAGACGTCGCGCTGATGCGCCGCACCGTCGGCCCGGACCTGGGAGTCAAGGCTTCCGGCGGTGTCCGTTCGCTCGAAGATGCGCAGGCAATGATCGACGCCGGGGCCACGCGTATCGGAGCGAGCTCCGGAATCGCTATTGTTAATGGAAGCAAAGCCACGTCGGACTACTGA